Proteins from a genomic interval of Megalopta genalis isolate 19385.01 unplaced genomic scaffold, iyMegGena1_principal scaffold0037, whole genome shotgun sequence:
- the LOC117221360 gene encoding uncharacterized protein LOC117221360, whose translation MFTCITVNRRILLNITNMDDKNGKTCGKIFSVGVDKVYDVKGVKAEPTPAAAASSLPASKQDSHSTGENINETSYFNGRSCAKSIINNRGKFESGSGSGDQEGCHHEDGKDIAAKKRKTRRGKPKHRKLKPYSKQQLYYQQQRRYRSRGRLEKTGRQPTAPYNTTQFLMNDHSDLPDLDQKLSEAVSTDTPTTFQKPSAPPRTRDSSFSIDSDEDYFYSSPENEEEFLTKEFSTAYEDLHAERLSTLSKTELIQEYLQLEAKVDLLTKRLRGKNFHQPEEKDLEIQSSSTDSESTKKLKICQQRIDDLIQQNEQLKRENESLRARRHGSPVSSVDSESDSDSTSNGNKSRCDCPISSSSSSCSSVHAEPGFRLEKTNSAGTLYERYIFK comes from the exons ATGTTCACTTGTATCACTGTAAACCGTCGGATCTTACTCAACATCACGAACATGGACGATAAAAATGGGAAGACATGTGGGAAGATATTTTCGGTCGGCGTCGACAAGGTATATGACGTGAAGGGCGTAAAAGCGGAGCCGACGCCTGCGGCTGCGGCGTCATCGTTGCCAGCCTCGAAACAAGACTCGCACTCTACTGGCGAAAACATCAACGAGACCTCGTACTTCAACGGGCGAAGT TGCGCGAAATCGATAATAAACAATAGAGGAAAATTTGAGAGCGGAAGTGGTAGCGGAGATCAGGAAGGATGTCATCACGAAGATGGAAAAGATATTGCAGCTAAAAAGAGAAAGACGCGTCGAGGTAAACCTAAGCATAGAAAATTAAAGCCATATTCTAAACAGCAACTATATTATCAGCAACAGCGACGATATAGATCCAGAGGTCGATTAGAAAAAACTGGTAGACAGCCGACAGCGCCGTATAATACTACCCAGTTTCTTATGAACGATCACAGCGATCTTCCAGACCTTGATCAAAAGCTTTCAGAAGCTGTTTCGACAGATACGCCCACCACGTTTCAAAAACCATCCGCGCCGCCACGCACGAGAGATTCTAGTTTTAGCATAGATTCTGACGAAGATTACTTTTACTCGTCTCCCGAGAACGAAGAAGAATTCTTAACTAAGGAATTTTCAACGGCGTACGAAGATCTTCATGCCGAAAGGTTGAGTACGTTGAGTAAAACAGAATTGATACAGGAATACTTACAGTTAGAGGCCAAAGTAGATTTACTGACAAAGCGATTACGTGGCAAAAATTTCCATCAACCGGAGGAGAAAGACTTAGAAATCCAAAGTAGTAGTACAGATTCAGAATCTacgaagaaattaaaaatttgtcagCAACGAATTGACGATTTGATACAACAAAATGAACAGTTGAAACGAGAAAATGAATCGTTGAGAGCTCGAAGACACGGTAGTCCAGTTTCGAGTGTCGATAGCGAAAGCGATAGTGACAGTACAAGTAATGGAAATAAAAGCAGATGCGATTGTCCCATTTCCAGTTCcagttctagttgttcttctgTACACGCGGAACCTGGATTTAGATTAGAGAAAACCAATTCGGCGGGTACTTTGTACGAAAGGTACATATTTAAATGA